AGACGCCCCGCACCGCGGAGGTGATGGTGGAGGATCCGGGCTTGCGCACGCCGCGCATGGTCATGCACATGTGCTCGGCTTCCACGACCACCAGCACGCCGAGGGGGTTCAGCTTCTCCATCAGCAGGTCGGCGATCTGGGCGGTGAGCCGCTCCTGCAGCTGTGGCCGCCGGGAGAAGTCCTCGACCACCCGGGCCAGCTTGGAGAGCCCGACCACCCGGCCGCTGCGGGGGATGTAGGCGACGTGCGCCTTGCCGAAGAAGGGCAGCAGGTGATGCTCGCACATGGACTCGAAGGAGATGTCGCGGACGATCACCAGCTCCTCGTGGTCCTCGTTGAAGATCGCGGTGAGCCTTTCAGCCGGGTCCCGGTGGAGCCCGGCGAACACCTCCTCGTAGAAGTCCGCCACGCGGCGGGGCGTCTCCAGCAG
The nucleotide sequence above comes from Symbiobacterium thermophilum IAM 14863. Encoded proteins:
- the folE gene encoding GTP cyclohydrolase I FolE, with product MDKAKIEQAVRMILEAVGEDPDREGLLETPRRVADFYEEVFAGLHRDPAERLTAIFNEDHEELVIVRDISFESMCEHHLLPFFGKAHVAYIPRSGRVVGLSKLARVVEDFSRRPQLQERLTAQIADLLMEKLNPLGVLVVVEAEHMCMTMRGVRKPGSSTITSAVRGVFQTSEATRAEAMALIRGVR